ATTCAAGTAATGTCCTTTGATTTCACCTGTTTCGGCCTGCGCTTTAAAAAGTGCTTCGGTGCAAAATAAGAAACGATCTCTCCAACGCATAAATGGTTGTGAGTTTACGTTTTCATCATCTTTGGTAAAATCAAGTCCACCACGTAGACATTCATAAACCGCTCTACCGTAGTTTTTTGCAGATAATCCCAATTTTGGTTTAATAGTGCATCCCAATAGGGGACGACCATACTTGTTCAACTTATCTCTTTCAACCTGAATGCCGTGAGGCGGGCCTTGGAAAGTTTTGGAATAAGAAGTGGGAATTCGCAGATCCTCCAGACGTAGAGCTCGTAAGGCTTTGAAACCAAATACATTACCCACAATGGAAGTAAACATGTTAGTAACAGAACCTTCTTCAAAAAGGTCTAAAGGATAAGCTACATAAGCAATATATTGATTTTCCTCCCCAACAACGGCCTCGATGTGGTAGCATCGCCCTTTGTAACGATCAAGACTGGTAAGTCCATCAGTCCACACAGTTGTCCATGTACCAGTAGAAGATTCGGCAGCTACCGCAGCCCCTGCTTCTTCGGGCGGAACTCCAGGTTGAGGAGTTACTCGGAATGCTGCCAAGATATCAGTATCTTTGACTTCGTAGTCAGGAGTATAATAATTCAATTTGTAATCTTTAACACCAGCTTTAAATCCAACACTTGCTTTAGTCTCTGTTTGTGGTGACATAAGTCCCTCCCTACAACTCATGAATTAAGAATTCTCACAACGACAAGGTCTACTCGATATAGATTATGCATGAATGAAAcctttgacaaaaataaaaataaaaaaaaagaaaaaaaatattcaactaatattatcaactaatttcaatgttatgttaaaatgaaatggttcattattagaccatgtatttgattcatcaaatacat
The sequence above is drawn from the Musa acuminata AAA Group cultivar baxijiao unplaced genomic scaffold, Cavendish_Baxijiao_AAA HiC_scaffold_634, whole genome shotgun sequence genome and encodes:
- the LOC135662601 gene encoding LOW QUALITY PROTEIN: ribulose bisphosphate carboxylase large chain-like (The sequence of the model RefSeq protein was modified relative to this genomic sequence to represent the inferred CDS: deleted 1 base in 1 codon), translated to MSCREGLMSPQTETKASVGFKAGVKDYKLNYYTPDYEVKDTDILAAFRVTPQPGVPPEEAGAAVAAESSTGTWTTVWTDGLTSLDRYKGRCYHIEAVVGEENQYIAYVAYPLDLFEEGSVTNMFTSIVGNVFGFKALRALRLEDLRIPTSYSKTFQGPPHGIQVERDKLNKYGRPLLGCTIKPKLGLSAKNYGRAVYECLRGGLDFTKDDENVNSQPFMRWRDRFLFCTEALFKAQAETGEIKGHYLNATAGTCEEMMKRAICARELGVPIVMHDYLTGGFTANTSLAHYCRDNGLLLHIHRAMHAVIDRQKNHGMHFRVLAKALRMSGGDHIHAGTVVGKLEGEREMTLGFVDLLRDDYIEKDRSRGIFFTQDWVSMPGVLPVASGGIHVWHMPALTEIFGDDSVLQFGGGTLGHPWGNAPGAVANRVALEACVQARNEGRDLAREGNEIIREASKWSPELAAACEVWKEIKFEFEPVDKLDKEKK